One genomic segment of Photobacterium sp. DA100 includes these proteins:
- a CDS encoding ATP-binding protein, with translation MKTIVFIVIILNSLFICNKTLANNYLYKNESSQGHDNQAVWLFGFIDSFSPPYINSDSGKAIGVDFDIINTIAHELGYKLNYVPYNNTNELVEALESGRVDFALQDPRNLKGNFHLSELIYRDRIAVIEKNHLQGESRYACLKGQFYCKDIDNVITVIDHYDNIKLLEDNFVTGIVSTYATLVHHTLDSNTYGNIDFLQQELFKEGYLITSEKNLPHLNDINKIIRNYNKKNLKWTENKSFLFTEFSGKVEEKFELRKPLRYTIENDVYPAIYLDSTTNTPRGYVVDILRYIEQRTSLSFKYIPNPLGKSDAKLMEDGEIDFSPYQYTEKSKLFFNDSLVTNPYYHTNYVIVDVKKTTSKKVGILARSIISQNHLSDILPEAEDTILFSNLDDLIIAISSGSISKVYLSKDVFTQDFIITASDNLNISSSTELQKFPISMVFSNEIADTFHLVDAFLSTISITKINELKNNYGSSNFFFGFDEKITYTSILLSAILSLGIWWLYKKNSSRLRKDLVIERKKKELTDQTLQWFRSLLEDLPVGLLLTNGKNNSLISNRLYRDRYINLKINHNDLKDDNGIIEDDKNELAFQYYRIPFNHPISKEPGYLMVWNEISELEKQKKELINARNIAERSLEIRQQFTAMITHELRTPISGILGLIGLLKERHNDCKDSLELLESLHNSAVNLNQHVNEILDISKSESGQLTLDFEDCNLLKELDNLFQQYETVCKENDLSFSIYWQPTKWIFGHTDRNRVIQVISNLLSNAVKFTDSGGINVSVSITYNQFEISIADTGIGISQGDIETLYQPYTQADSSISRKYGGTGLGMTIVKNFVDMLDGEISIKSELDKGTCVKIKLPMTTFPPSELFDYKMFTNVQEINNWLKCFNALDETLPITTFPEHKVKSILRYPSEFFCLLNKNSKQYPMPSEKKLLDGCVLIVDDNPINRLLLEKQIELFGLTVQLASNGIEALKYINKSNDLDLVLTDCRMPKLSGYELTKRIREIKQDIELPIIGCTAEVSDEAKELAFNSGMNDIIFKPYELQDLYKVISQYLKPKVNIIPSHAGEFIKGFIPIKHKDILPIIVNTYKEDIDHLRIDEKNIKNIIHRIKGSASLLGMPVFSTYLSNLESKNKIDQHDTELVVSILSEIISMCEKYYNCEV, from the coding sequence ATGAAAACAATAGTATTCATAGTAATTATTTTAAATTCCCTTTTTATATGCAACAAAACACTCGCTAATAACTACCTATACAAGAACGAGAGCTCTCAGGGACATGATAACCAAGCAGTTTGGCTGTTTGGCTTTATTGATTCATTTTCCCCCCCATACATAAACTCAGACTCAGGGAAAGCTATAGGCGTAGACTTTGACATCATTAATACAATTGCTCACGAACTAGGCTACAAATTGAATTATGTACCCTACAACAACACAAATGAACTCGTCGAAGCGCTTGAATCGGGCCGTGTAGATTTTGCTCTTCAGGATCCCCGAAACCTAAAAGGGAATTTTCACTTATCAGAGCTAATATACAGAGATCGTATAGCTGTAATAGAAAAGAATCACTTACAAGGTGAAAGTCGTTATGCTTGCCTTAAAGGTCAATTCTACTGCAAAGATATCGATAATGTTATAACCGTCATTGACCATTATGACAATATCAAATTATTGGAAGATAACTTTGTTACTGGCATTGTCAGTACCTATGCTACATTAGTGCATCATACACTAGACAGTAATACATATGGCAATATTGATTTCCTGCAGCAAGAGTTATTCAAAGAAGGATATTTGATTACCTCTGAGAAGAACTTACCTCACCTTAATGATATAAACAAAATAATAAGGAATTACAACAAGAAAAATTTAAAATGGACAGAGAACAAATCTTTTTTGTTCACTGAGTTTTCTGGAAAAGTCGAAGAAAAATTTGAGTTGAGAAAGCCACTCAGATATACAATTGAAAATGACGTTTATCCTGCCATATATCTAGATTCGACGACCAACACTCCTAGAGGTTATGTTGTAGATATATTGCGATATATTGAGCAGCGCACATCATTATCATTTAAATATATACCTAACCCTTTAGGTAAAAGTGATGCAAAATTAATGGAAGATGGCGAAATTGATTTCAGCCCTTATCAATACACTGAAAAATCAAAGCTATTTTTCAATGACAGCTTAGTCACGAACCCATACTATCATACAAATTATGTGATAGTTGATGTAAAAAAAACCACATCAAAGAAAGTTGGTATTTTAGCTCGTTCTATTATTTCTCAAAATCACCTATCTGACATATTACCAGAAGCTGAAGATACTATTTTATTTTCTAATTTGGATGATTTAATTATCGCAATTTCATCTGGTTCTATCAGTAAGGTATACCTCAGCAAAGATGTTTTTACTCAAGACTTTATCATCACGGCAAGCGACAATCTTAATATAAGTAGTTCAACAGAGTTACAAAAATTCCCTATAAGCATGGTTTTTTCTAATGAAATAGCAGACACCTTTCACTTGGTAGATGCTTTTTTGTCAACGATTAGCATAACAAAAATAAACGAGTTGAAAAATAATTATGGCAGTTCAAATTTCTTTTTTGGATTTGATGAGAAAATAACATATACATCTATTTTATTAAGTGCCATATTGTCTCTCGGCATCTGGTGGTTGTATAAAAAAAACAGCTCTCGATTGCGTAAAGACTTGGTAATTGAAAGGAAGAAAAAAGAATTAACAGATCAAACCTTACAATGGTTTCGCTCTTTACTTGAAGATCTACCAGTTGGATTATTACTAACCAATGGGAAAAATAACTCCCTCATTAGCAACCGACTTTATCGTGATAGATATATTAACTTAAAGATTAATCACAATGACTTAAAAGACGACAATGGTATTATTGAAGATGATAAAAATGAGTTAGCATTCCAGTACTATCGAATTCCATTTAATCATCCTATTTCAAAAGAACCAGGATATTTAATGGTATGGAACGAAATATCAGAATTAGAGAAACAAAAAAAAGAACTCATTAATGCGAGAAACATAGCTGAGCGTTCGCTAGAAATACGTCAGCAGTTTACAGCAATGATAACTCATGAACTCAGGACACCGATATCGGGAATATTGGGCCTTATCGGACTGTTAAAAGAACGTCACAATGACTGCAAAGACTCTTTAGAGCTATTGGAATCACTTCACAACTCTGCTGTAAACCTGAATCAACATGTAAATGAAATACTTGATATATCTAAAAGTGAATCAGGACAATTAACGTTAGACTTTGAAGACTGTAACTTATTAAAAGAGCTTGATAATCTATTTCAACAATATGAGACTGTTTGCAAGGAGAATGATCTTAGCTTTTCCATCTATTGGCAGCCAACAAAATGGATATTTGGTCACACCGATCGCAATCGGGTCATACAGGTAATCTCTAATCTTCTATCTAATGCTGTAAAATTTACGGACTCTGGCGGTATTAACGTATCAGTAAGTATTACATATAATCAATTTGAAATTTCAATAGCGGACACAGGTATTGGCATATCTCAAGGAGATATTGAGACCTTATACCAACCATACACACAAGCTGATTCATCTATTTCTAGAAAGTATGGCGGAACAGGTTTGGGAATGACGATCGTCAAAAACTTTGTAGATATGTTAGATGGAGAAATATCTATCAAATCAGAATTAGATAAGGGAACATGTGTAAAAATTAAATTACCCATGACCACATTCCCACCAAGCGAATTATTTGATTATAAGATGTTCACAAATGTACAAGAAATTAATAACTGGCTTAAATGCTTTAATGCTTTAGATGAAACACTTCCTATTACAACTTTTCCTGAGCACAAAGTAAAATCTATTCTGCGCTATCCAAGTGAGTTTTTTTGTTTGCTTAATAAAAATTCTAAGCAATATCCCATGCCTTCAGAGAAAAAGTTACTCGACGGATGTGTTCTCATTGTTGATGACAACCCAATAAACAGACTGCTGTTAGAAAAACAAATTGAACTATTTGGACTAACCGTTCAGTTAGCTTCAAACGGCATAGAAGCATTAAAGTATATAAACAAATCGAATGATTTAGATTTGGTTTTGACTGACTGTAGAATGCCTAAGTTATCAGGCTATGAACTCACGAAAAGAATTCGAGAAATCAAGCAAGACATAGAGCTACCTATCATTGGTTGTACTGCTGAAGTCAGTGATGAAGCGAAGGAGCTAGCTTTTAATTCTGGTATGAATGACATTATATTTAAGCCTTATGAGCTGCAAGATCTTTACAAGGTTATATCTCAATACCTCAAACCGAAAGTCAATATTATTCCGTCTCACGCAGGAGAGTTCATTAAAGGTTTCATTCCAATAAAACATAAAGATATTCTTCCAATCATTGTAAATACCTATAAGGAAGATATTGATCATCTTAGAATAGATGAGAAAAATATCAAGAATATCATTCACCGTATCAAAGGTTCTGCAAGTCTTCTTGGTATGCCTGTTTTTTCAACATACCTGTCGAATTTAGAATCCAAGAACAAGATTGATCAACACGATACCGAGCTAGTTGTGAGCATTTTGAGTGAGATTATTTCAATGTGTGAAAAATATTATAATTGTGAGGTTTAA
- a CDS encoding glycosyl hydrolase family 18 protein, which yields MMIRKTPLNLLVCGLISGSALASAPGAPVIGWGEHKYAMVEVSQTAIAYNELVGERKEAVDVTVTWDVWSGDPATSAHVYLDGEEVWSGAGSVKEATFQINKGGIYEMYVELCNDDGCTRSTETKEIVVADTDGSHMEPLEAKFYEKNKPYENKSNSVVSTYYVEWSDYERSYPIDRVPHTNLTHFIYAFIPICGGEGINDSVKEIPGSFEALQRACKGTPDFSVAVHDAWAALQMPKEGASEWSDPYKGNFAQMMAMKQANPDIKIVPSIGGWTLSDPFYFMHDEAKRRTFVESVREFLLTWKFFDGVDIDWEYPGGGGAHPTLGSPQDGELYVTLMRELRQMMDELEAETGREFELSSAVHTSSVKLSVVDFKEAQQYMDYIYVMSYDMYGAFDLENLGHQSGIYQPEHEVPNDFNLNEGVQHLIRTGVDRNRIIAGVPKYGRGWTGVHSFTNDNPMSGRATGAIQGTWDPGVVDYRDIRANRSGGSWEERWDEAAKASYMWNPDTKELITFDNERAVMEKGKYVRENGLGGLMSWEIDGDDGDILNAMHESLGHGDDSQPPADKPPVANAGKDQQVYGPVEVTLDGSASYDPEGEAITYQWTQAGGEPVEIMNADRAKATIFVPAVNEDMNYTFSLTVKDPGGLTGTDTTSVKNLAEEPENLPPEVTLPETLSVDSDTEFSLKAQATDPEGAPLTYSWEYPASFTLVGGQNSSRLTLIAPKTEVDLTEVITVLVSDGQLDTSASTRVTVIGKDETPTPPPSCEDNWSATTTYVKGDEVVHNGKVWEAQWWTEGEEPGTTGEWGVWRLVTDGECGGEEPGPSPEPGDVVEWVAGQTMVENGDIVKYQNQCFAAQNNPGVWETPTTSSWFWKPVNCPE from the coding sequence ATGATGATAAGGAAAACACCTCTTAATCTGCTTGTTTGTGGACTGATTTCTGGTTCTGCGCTGGCCTCAGCACCTGGTGCGCCAGTCATTGGCTGGGGTGAGCACAAATATGCAATGGTTGAAGTGTCACAAACGGCAATTGCATATAACGAATTGGTTGGTGAGCGTAAAGAGGCGGTGGATGTCACTGTCACTTGGGATGTGTGGTCTGGCGATCCTGCCACTTCCGCGCATGTCTATTTAGATGGCGAGGAAGTGTGGAGCGGTGCGGGTTCGGTAAAAGAAGCAACCTTCCAGATTAACAAGGGCGGCATTTACGAGATGTATGTCGAACTCTGCAACGATGATGGTTGTACACGGAGTACCGAGACCAAAGAAATTGTGGTTGCTGACACTGATGGCTCACACATGGAGCCGCTTGAAGCGAAATTTTATGAAAAGAACAAACCGTATGAGAACAAGTCGAACAGTGTCGTATCAACCTACTACGTCGAATGGTCTGACTACGAACGTAGCTACCCGATTGATCGTGTTCCGCACACTAACTTGACTCACTTCATTTATGCTTTCATTCCTATTTGCGGCGGGGAAGGTATTAACGACAGCGTGAAGGAAATTCCTGGTAGTTTCGAAGCATTGCAGCGTGCCTGTAAGGGAACACCAGATTTCTCTGTGGCTGTTCATGATGCATGGGCTGCACTTCAAATGCCTAAAGAAGGGGCCTCGGAGTGGAGCGATCCCTACAAAGGCAACTTTGCTCAGATGATGGCCATGAAGCAGGCTAACCCTGATATTAAAATTGTCCCATCTATTGGTGGCTGGACACTGTCTGATCCGTTTTATTTCATGCATGATGAGGCCAAGCGTCGGACCTTTGTCGAGTCTGTACGAGAGTTTCTGCTAACTTGGAAGTTCTTCGACGGTGTGGATATTGATTGGGAATACCCTGGTGGCGGAGGTGCCCATCCTACCTTGGGATCGCCGCAAGACGGTGAGCTATACGTGACCTTGATGAGAGAGTTGCGTCAGATGATGGACGAGCTGGAAGCAGAGACGGGGAGAGAGTTCGAGCTTTCTTCTGCCGTCCATACCTCGTCGGTCAAACTGAGTGTGGTTGACTTCAAGGAAGCCCAGCAATACATGGATTATATCTATGTGATGAGTTATGACATGTATGGCGCATTTGACTTGGAAAACCTTGGTCACCAATCGGGTATTTACCAGCCTGAACATGAAGTTCCGAATGATTTCAACCTGAACGAAGGTGTTCAGCATTTGATTAGAACGGGTGTTGATCGCAACCGTATCATCGCCGGGGTGCCTAAGTACGGTCGAGGTTGGACTGGTGTACATAGCTTTACTAACGACAACCCGATGTCCGGGCGTGCGACGGGCGCGATCCAGGGAACTTGGGATCCCGGTGTTGTTGATTACCGCGATATCCGGGCCAATCGCAGCGGCGGCAGTTGGGAAGAGCGCTGGGATGAAGCAGCGAAAGCCTCTTACATGTGGAACCCTGATACAAAAGAGCTGATCACCTTTGACAACGAACGCGCGGTGATGGAGAAGGGCAAGTACGTCAGAGAAAATGGATTGGGTGGTTTGATGTCCTGGGAGATCGATGGCGATGACGGCGATATACTCAATGCAATGCATGAGTCTTTGGGGCATGGTGATGATAGCCAGCCACCTGCGGACAAGCCGCCTGTAGCCAATGCCGGTAAGGACCAGCAAGTCTATGGCCCTGTTGAAGTGACACTCGACGGTTCAGCCTCTTACGATCCTGAAGGTGAAGCCATCACTTACCAATGGACACAAGCTGGCGGCGAGCCAGTTGAAATCATGAATGCAGATCGCGCGAAAGCGACTATTTTTGTGCCTGCTGTTAATGAAGACATGAATTATACCTTTTCACTGACCGTTAAGGATCCGGGTGGCCTGACCGGTACGGATACAACCAGTGTGAAAAATTTAGCGGAAGAGCCAGAGAATTTGCCGCCCGAAGTCACGCTACCGGAAACGCTGTCGGTTGATTCTGATACAGAATTCTCTTTGAAGGCACAGGCAACGGATCCGGAAGGCGCGCCTTTGACCTATTCGTGGGAGTATCCTGCCAGCTTTACCTTGGTGGGCGGGCAGAACAGCAGCCGCTTGACCCTAATAGCCCCAAAAACTGAAGTGGATCTTACTGAAGTGATTACTGTTTTGGTTTCTGATGGCCAGCTTGATACCAGCGCGTCGACTCGAGTAACGGTGATCGGTAAGGATGAGACCCCAACCCCACCGCCAAGCTGTGAGGATAACTGGTCTGCAACTACAACCTACGTGAAAGGTGATGAGGTTGTTCACAACGGTAAGGTATGGGAAGCACAGTGGTGGACGGAAGGTGAAGAACCCGGAACAACTGGTGAATGGGGCGTATGGCGTTTGGTTACAGATGGTGAATGTGGTGGTGAAGAGCCTGGCCCAAGCCCAGAGCCGGGTGATGTTGTTGAATGGGTTGCGGGTCAGACGATGGTAGAAAACGGTGATATTGTGAAATATCAAAACCAGTGCTTTGCAGCCCAAAATAATCCAGGCGTGTGGGAGACTCCTACAACATCAAGCTGGTTCTGGAAGCCAGTGAACTGTCCTGAATAA